The stretch of DNA TGCAATAAATTCTGCCTTTGTAAAGCCACGATGCTCGATTGTAGGCTTTAATTAAAGATAGATACTTCATCTTTCCTTGATTTCACACATAAcatcttgtttgtgtttcatgccattatagtttatagtttttagtttagtttttgtctttaaatatatatcacCTGTCCTGTGCTCTTGTTTCGGATTAGAGCTGCTTTTCATTGtcttatataaaaataaactgaatatctttgggttttggactgattTAAAAACCCCTTTGAAGAGGGAagatttttgacttttttctgacatttttagatCAAactattaatcgattaattgccAGACAATTTAgcagataatgaaaatacttgTTAATATTATGTCCTATAGATATCTATGTTTTTTGTATTGCATAAGCACCTACACAAATGAGACAGCATACTGAATAGCTTTTATGAGCAAGTGTCAGCTTTAATAGTCTCACAGTTGCTGGTTTCACACCTGAGCTGTGAAGGTAATGCAGCAAGGGGAACACTCACAGTCATTATGACATATacccaaaaaagaaaagtgaaggTGCACCCTCACCGTCACTGTATGAAAGACACCTTTACCTAACACCACAAACTCCAAATTCATCTCTGATGGTCTAAACAACATTTGAACATTAGGCTATGTAACCTTTTGGTCTAGTGAGAgggcgaacacacacacacacacacacacacacacacacacacacaaacatattgatAGTGAGACTTAGTGGCTATTGGTATGCCACTGAGTAGTATGTGACCTTACCTAAATACTATTGGGTCACAACACAGCATGTGAGTATggcttaaacaaacaaaaacaaacattagcaGTGGTGATAAGTACAGGTTTAACTGATATCACTAACATGGCTAAGTGGGATTCAGCCaccattaatgttattaattgcacctgtgctttttctgcaaTGACAAGTCCAGCGTAACACCGTGTAACGTTACCAACCAGTGATATTAAGTTACCAAATGTCTGTTCTACTCTGAAACTACTTTGTGTGTTAGCTACTAGCTCTGACTAACAATATATTTGCTCCAAAGTTAAGTGATACAATAATGTTAGCTATAGTTTTTATGTGTTCGTACAGCAGTAACGTTTCTGTGAAGTGAGGTTTTGCCGCCAGCTAACGTAACTTTGCACTAACCGCTAGTTAACTACTCACCTCTTCTACCCAGTTGTGAAGCAGACATTTTCCAACTTCATTGTCCACAGTAGCAGGCTGTTCAGTCATTGTAGCAGCAAGATAATTACTAAACCTTAAACTGAGTGGCTCAATGTGTCCGCGAAAAACAATATAAACCGTAGAAACCTCTGTAGGTTTACGCTGTACGTTCCGTCCTCTCAATGTGGTGACCCTAGCAACAGGATTCAGTTGACGGAAGTGTCACCATGACAACGGCAACTTTATTCTCCCATAGACCATGGATGTACGGAGATTGCACAGAAACTAGAGAAAACACGATGAACATTTCTAAACTACATTTAAAGTGAGTAAGTTACGgtaaaaaactgtcaaataaaagaaaaaaggagacgaaagaaagaaagaaagaaagctttCGTTCGTGGCAGTCCCATTTCTTTCAAACCCCAATGTTCTGACGTTTCATGTCTAAATTTACATCTTAACAACAAATGAAAGTAAACGAGAAAGAGAGCATTCTCATCATCAATGCTGTAATCACTGCAACAACATCATACTTTTATGTGCAACCCCCCTCCAAAAGAAATATCTTCTCAAAACCTACAGGTATTgttgcaaaaaacaaaagtagtTTTGGTATTCCTCTGCACTTTGGCCTACACACTGCATTTacttgtgaaatgtgtgttatGAAGAAAGTTGCTTTTTACATGTCTTAAAGAGATGTAAAATAGTAGCACAAGTACATTAAATGTGAAGTCTTCCACCTTATGTGTCAGGTCTGCTCTCAATTATTCCAAAAGGATACAAAGTACATATCTTACTGGGTTTTCATCAGTATGATTGTGTCcaattaaaaaatcatttctTAATTTGTAAAAGCAACTTGGccttatgaaaaaaacaacaacatggaaCCAAACTTGAAATATACTATTTTCCAACTCAAATACAACAGAACCTAAAATACTTATTTAATTGTCAGTGACAGCCACAAAAGAGTTAAGAGTTCTTCACTGTGGAAGGTTAGAGGATGAATAATCTTCCTCACATTCTTTCAGGTGTGCACAGAGGCACATCCTCTGGTCTCCAGGAGACAGTGCTGAGTAAAAGCATTGTCCCCTGTGGTGCAATTAAAGTGAACAAAGATGACATTCCTGTCATTTGATGAGCTGGTAAAATGTCTTTACATCCATCTACTGATTGATCCATCCAATCTCCATCTCCATTGTTACATCCATCCTGCTGAGCCAGAGCTGTGGTGGCAACTGAAGGATAATCACAACTCATATTTCTTTCCTGTATTTAACTCTTATGTTCCTCCATTACAAAAGAACTTCAACTCAATTCAACATGAAAAGCCAAACTCTGAGCAGCAAAACAACTataaacataaattcaaaatgtcaccttttaaaaagagattctcctttttaaaaatgtgtttttattatctcATGATCAAAGCTCCATATTCAGGTCACATTATGCCACCTGAGCTAGAACCATTTGTTAATGAAACCTGTGAGATTGCAGTTGAAAGCCACAAAATTGTAGAAAGAAAAATCTCTGCACAACTGAATATGCAACAGGTGTGCACCTAGGCTGCACAGACTGAAATGCTGTGAACTAATAAATATTCTAGCAGTAAGCGAGACATTGTGCCAgagtttttcctcattgttTCAAGTTgaaagctcaaaaaaaaaaaagctagtgGTCCTTGagtttagattattttgtcatatatagtatactgtatagtataCTATAGTATACCATGCTCACAACATGTACTGTTTTCCTGAATTATAACATTTACTTACTTTTGTTTGGATTGTATTGCTCTCTGTTTTCCCCTCACCTTCAATCTAAAATCTGTCTGTTTAAAGCAGAACCAAATCTCATATTTTCACCGAGCATGTGGTGCAGCTCTCTTGTTATACCCTGAAGGTGAAGATCATTCACTGCCAAACCAATGATCAACAAATACTGCAGTGTACATCATTGTTAGGGTGGGGGAGTCAATttgagaatttatttatttgctcaGTAATCTTCATCATTGAGAATCACATACCATTTATTCATATCGATGCAAACCTGGCTAAATTTAACACTCTGTGCTTGTTACCGTGGATatgagacacagaaacaaaccaCTGAGTCTGTTGCTGAGAAACAGCAGAGGAGTTTTCACTGTCAGGCAGCCAGTGTGTCTGGAACTGTCTACCACCTCAGCATGAAGCACAGTCAGAAATCTAATCAATGTTTTATGGACACTAGACTATCAAACTGTGTCTCGTCATGCAACGCAAACCAATAGGTGTCCACTCATTATTTCATTGTGATCTGTGATTATGTTGCCTGTAAATTCCATATGTGCTACAAGAATGGATCAAACATGCAATCTGTTGTTATTACATTAGTGTAGGGATGAGGAATAGTCACCAAAAGTACATATTGTCctagaagaaaaagcttacagcgTTTCTTGCTTTTCAGTTGTATATGCATATTGATTTACAATTTTCCCAGAGACACAACAGGCAAAACAAAAGgcaagaagaacagaacagttCAAAAAGAAAAGGATATCTTACATCCCTTCCTCCCACATTCAACAAatgtacataaataaaaatgagaagcaAAGTATACAGTTCATGATACAGTCATGCAAAAGTTGTGTTTCTATATCAAAAAGTACATACATTGTTTGGTAACTTAGCATCCAAGTAATGAATATTTTGGAATAGTATACATTAGCTTTTTCATGTTCTTCAGCCATTGACACCAACAGTTGGCAGTTGGCACAGCTTTTTTTCATTGGGTGAATATATAACATTTTGCCTGGAGGACGCAGAGACCAACTGGTAAGTCATCAATATACACAGTGAAATGTGCCAAAAGTTGGGTGAGCATTCCTATGGAGGTCAGCATTAAtatgaaatgatgtttttacCTATCATTAGGACCTATGGGTCCTAGGCCCATGGGTATTGGGCTGTGCAGTCATGAATCTAGTGGGCCATCTCACAGGTGACAACATTCTTGAACACTGACCTAACACACCTTTAAAATGCCTTTGAATCCTCCCCTCACCTAAGCAAAGAGCAAATAGTCAGCTCCTTAAGCCTCACATCCACACTGCATATGCTTAAGCTAAGCTACAGTGGCTAGCCCAACTGGTTTGATAGGTGGTTTCATTTGCTCGTCATACTGTTCATCTAGTTCCACTAGTCCACTAATTAGTAACTCCTTTTGTATGAGAACCTTTTCAATGCATGCATCATGTCCCTTGACCTGACTTAcataataaaaaggaaaatggtTACAAATCAAAGTTGTGTGTAAGAGTGCAGACAAGTCTACAGTGTCATCAGGTGGGCATCCTCAGTAATTTCGTGTTCGCGTTGAGTGCACAACACAGAGAAGACTCCACAGTGTTTCCAGAAACACTCCCCTCTTTACCCGCTCCCACAAACTCAAGACAACACTCTGAAGCAAACTATATTCACTTCTGCCTATAACATCACCAGCTAACAACATCCTAACTAAGAAACATCGACAAAGtaatacattttacttttgattttgatcattttggataagaaagaaagaaacctGTGATGCATGACATAGATAAAAAGGTTAATTATTTTTTAcctagattttaaaaaatcacatgtAATCTATGAACCGTCACATCACTTTACATTATTATCACATGTTGAAAaccatttcacatgtgaaactCCACATGTGCATGTATCTGGTAAATTTGATGGTGTAGGCACATGTGATTTTCAGATATTACACATGGGAAAATGTCAGACATCACATGTGAAAGCAACAACTTCACATGTGATGTCAAATCTTGAGCATTTCTCTGTAACAGATACATGACATAAATATTTGTGAACAAAGCAACAAGCATTGAAGTTGAAGTTaagtttttaaaagtcttttttttttttttttttaaagaacatcCTTTGTAAGAGACTATGAATGATTTTACACTGAAAAACTCAGCTGATGTGCTTCATCAGGTCTGTGTTGGCGTGGTTTGCTGCAGTCTGGTTGACAGTGGGTCTCCCTGGCAACATAAGGAACAACCAACACATCTGTGTCTGAAATTTCCCCTTCTGTCACTCGTACAGCAGTACTACATAGATAAATAGGGAGTAACTTCAGAAACATCCTCTTTCTGATTCTTATATTGTTAAATTCTGACATCACCTTTTGCCAAAAAAGACACACCCATTTCAAACCAGTCagaaaagcacagaaaaaaaaggcaaataaagaaatctttgatgtgtaaaaaccCCCTGTATATTTCTAACTCCTGCAGATAATATTGCATTCCCATCGCTTTGAGTAAGAGGCTAAGTAAGAAAGTAGGCTTTCCAGCCCTTGTAGCatcaacatatactgtatgaaacacCTTATCGCTGGACAGCTTAAGATATATTCCTAGAGCAAATGTGCATAAGGAGCTTTTCAAGTAAAGCATCTCTAAAGCTAAAATTTCTAAAGCTTAGAGCAACAGTCTCCCACCCAGCATTAACATCGTGGCTTATGTGTGGTCACTGAGCTGGAAGGGGATCAGATTCTCCAACTCGCATCCATGTAGTTCATTATTCAGTCCCTTCATAGAAAAGCATGATGCCGAGAACTTCACAGGGCTTTCACTCTCCCCTAACCGACACACAGAGCGCCAATGTTGCTATTTTTGTATCGCATTGTGATTACATGTTGACTGACCATCTCCATGACTACCAGCATCTCTGCAGATATATTGATGAGATATGTAGTGTGTTGAAcggtttctttctttcttttcagctgGAAACCCTTTATTCTCACTTGCAGCGCATATGAGAGATGACACTTTCTGTGGGTATGTTATGCTTTTGTGTTTTAGCAAATCACTCTGAGATGAAGCAACAGATCCAAGATATCACCTTTCATCTCTTTACTTTTATCTTCCTCTGCAGTCACATCCTCACCCCAGACCAACTCACACCCTCTCCCATTATGAGTATGAGCCGCAGATATCTGGCTTTCATCTTCGGGCTCTTCAAGGTGTTTGGATTCGAGTTGTTTTGCCATCATTATCATTGTCAGGATGCGGAGAGAAAAGACATGGTTGATCAAGTCCAGAGTGAATTCTTGGAATTCCAGTTTCAGCACAAACATGTAGGGGGGcctattttgttttgttctgccATCACTATCCTACCAGCATAATTTTCAGTCAACATGCAAGCTACGGTTATGGTTTCTAGGAGCAGTAACATTTGTCAGATATCAAATGATCAGAGACTTCATAtaatcgagggtctaaggatagaggatgttgtattgctgtacagactgtacacaccctgaggcaaatttgtgatttgtgatattgggctatataaataaaaattgacttgactatgTCAATTTAAgagttttttatttcttatttctatAAGTCGACTTACAACATCCCGTACAGCTGCATTAATCTCATCCATGCCTGGTGCCATTAACCTTCTAACTCCGAGGTCACGAAAAGTACAAATGAAGATGTGAAGTTTAGTTTTGCTAGTGGCTAAAGATATTTTTATGCTTTCGTGATCAGTTGAGGAGGGAACAGaaggaaataaggaaaaacagatGGACACTTTTTGGTTTTAACCACAGAACACCTATTGAGCTTTATCTCATGTTGGTTGTAAAAACTTTGGAAGGAGAGACAATCTTTggctattttttaaaatttgagtCAGCACTTTGTCAGTGTTCTCCTTAAATTCATcacaaatgtaaaatcttaatctggaGGTGGTGACAACGGTTAGATTCCAGCTGGAGACGTTTAGATGCACGTCATACATCTCTCTGACACcttgtttcatgtctttttctACACTGTCGcctggaaaataaaaccacagtgACAAACAGTAAGTACAAAagagtaaaaagtgcaatatttccctctgaaatatagtaGATGAAGAGTATAAAGTCTcccaaaatggaaatactcaactATTTAAACATCATAGTACATGATCACATAGtgagttactttccacctctgtcTTGGCGTGAAAGCAGAGCTCTCTAGTTGATTCTTTGAGAACATCCAGTGAATTACAACCAGAACTTCCTGCCCTGTAAAGTAGGTCCTCTGTGCATGTTGCGGTATAGAAATACTTAACTTGTCTGTGAGCGAAAGAAAACTGAGATTTCAATCGGTCATACCTCAGAACTGGCTGGCAGAAGGCACTGTGTTGGAATTTCAACAACATAATTCAATTTGTGCCTGTTAATACATTCACTGCTGTTAGATCTGTGTCCTGTATTTACCTAGCTGGAATAACACTTGAGCCTGAGCCGTGTGGCCCGCCGCTCGGTACCGTAATAAAGAGGAACGCCGCTGTGTGCGTTATGTGAGAGTCACTGTCTTCCTTCAGCACACGGTTGGGTCTTTTTTCACCCCCTTCAAACTTTCGAGCTGAGTTCTTGTGTTTTGGTTGGCGCCCATCAGTGTAGTCAGCTGCTCAGCACTTATTGCCCTCTTGCTTTCAGAGGtcctttttccttcttcttcttcacctcaaCGAGGTGTAGCGCTGTTGCTGTTATTAGCCGATTCTTtgtgacacacagacacctTCAGCAGGCGGCTGCTCTCTTACTCTCAAGGGCAAGCATGGAAAATGTTCCCTGCCACTCCCTCTCAGAGTCTTAACACTGCAAATGACAAACTGTATATAGTttacaggaaaagaaaaaaatgagagacTATTCTGAATATATTTAAGATGAGAGACTATGATCTTTTCCATTAGTCCTGTTGCTGGCATGTTCACCATATGGATTGAAAGTGTTGGCAGAAAATGATTATCTTTAGGGACAAAACAACCATTATTTTCTTCATTCCTAAAACATCTCTTTTTAACACATCCACATGGTTTTCATTCAAAAGCAGCGACAATCTCTATTGAGTTAAGACCTACTGCATAGGAAGAGCTCCACTCGTCCCATCAATGATACATATGAATATCTGACATCTAGGAATGAAAGATAGGATTAAAACAAAACCATCTGTCTCCATGAAACCACACAAAGCCTTTCAGACTGTAATAAAAACAGGGTGTAGGTAATTATCAAATCCCAGACTTTTTAGAAACCACAGACATGGTTTTCAATAAGAAATGGTCCACAGTACTTACCATCTGAACTTCCCAGCTGCACATTACCAATACTAAAAAAACCTTAACAATTTAATGATACCAAATTATACGTCTAGCCATCAAAGTTTTGTAATGTGCTGCAAATCATGTCTCAGATCCATTCTCTACTATTATACCACTGAGTTCAGTTGTGTTAAGTATAATAAGCTTTTAGTGCTCATAAGCTCGTTATTTTCAACCTCTGCTCCAAAGATCATATGCGGAGGACAGAACTACTTTTTTCAAACTTTCCTGGAATAGCAGATGACATGAAATTATccaaatcacaaattaaaactTGTTAATTTGCCGACATGTTTGATCTAACTCTAATCTCACCTGCATAAATTATATTAACTAATTTTGTCTGGATCTTATGTAAGGGCAGGTGTGTAGAGCTCCTGCAGCACCCATCTGGTAACCATAATTAGGTAAGATTATAATTATGCAGTGGTCCGGCTAGAGATCAAATCAGCTTCCACCTCGGGGCCCTGGGAGTAGATCTGCTGTATATTCTCCTGAAAGACACATTTCCTAACTTCACTTTATCTTTGACACATCCACAAGGAGATGCCacgaacacacaaacacttcaggaatcatttgtttgctttttttctctaatcCAAGGTTACATCCCTtattgaacattgttggaacAATGTGAGTCACGGTGTATCTAACACCACAAAGAGTTTGACAGGTGGGTAATCCACACTTGTTGTTTTAAAGGGCAGTAATTTTGGattaatgtttttcttgctgttacCTGTTCAAAGAATTCCCACTGTTTCATCGACAAGGGTCTATTTCAGCCACCATGATCAAGATGATTTTAATTAACTTTCTGCCAAAACAACACACTTGAACTCTGCAAGAGTTCTACTCAACCGTCCTCTAATGCTTTTGGCTAATTTCCTGAACACAACAGGAGAAGCTATGATGAAAAACGATCCAACGTGGCCAATCCTGAGCATCCGAAATGGTATATAAGAGTGTGATACGATCTCAAAGTCAGAACAACGAAGCAAGAGCTCTGGAAAGAAATTCATCCACAAAGCCAACGCCTTACATCTCCTGGAAGATCTTCACCATGAGACAGTCACTCATGTCCGTCATCTTTGCTGCAGCACTCTTATTTGAGTGCTATGCACTGTCAGTGGCATTACCCATGGGCAAGACTGAAGACAGCTCCCTGGAGCAAGATACTTTCGCTTCGCTGCTGAGCGACGAGGGGACAGAAAACAGTCTCGCCGACACAGATCTGGCCGCTGCAAGCAAAACCAGAGGGCCGAGGGTAATAGTTGTTGCTGATCCGAGTTTGTGGAGGGACCTGCGGGTGCTGCACAACGGACCGTCCTTCTACAAGCGGAGAGCTGAAGACAACAGCCAGGTCATCGAGCACAAAGACGCCGGCCAGGACCTGAGCATCCCCATCCTGAGGAGGGACACCATGAGGTGCATGGTGGGACGAGTGTACCGGCCATGC from Thunnus albacares chromosome 18, fThuAlb1.1, whole genome shotgun sequence encodes:
- the pmchl gene encoding pro-melanin-concentrating hormone, like, producing MVYKSVIRSQSQNNEARALERNSSTKPTPYISWKIFTMRQSLMSVIFAAALLFECYALSVALPMGKTEDSSLEQDTFASLLSDEGTENSLADTDLAAASKTRGPRVIVVADPSLWRDLRVLHNGPSFYKRRAEDNSQVIEHKDAGQDLSIPILRRDTMRCMVGRVYRPCWEV